The nucleotide window CGACGATTGCAATCAGACCGGCCAGATGCTCGCAGCACTTCTGGGCTGGAGCCAGGGCACTTTTGCCTCTGAGCTTGATCTCGGCGATGGCACGGTTGACGTAACCCGTGAAGTCGACGGGGGTCTGCAGACCGTCAAGTTGAAGTTGCCGGCTATCGTGACAACCGATCTGCGTTTGAACGAGCCACGCTATGCGTCGCTGCCGAACATCATGAAGGCAAAGAAAAAGCCGATCGATGAAAAGTCACCCGATGACTACGGCGTTGACGTAACGCCGCGCCTGAGCGTGGTTTCAACTACGGAACCCGACGCCCGTGAAGCTGGCATCAAGGTCGGTTCCATTGGCGAGCTCGTCGAAAAACTCAAGAATGAAGCTGGTGTCCTTTAAGGCCCGTCACAGGAGGAAAGAACAATGACAACACTTCTTGTGGCAGAACATGCCGGTGGTGCCTTGAATGATGCAACCGCAAAGGCCCTTACAGCCGCCGTTGCCCTTGGTGCAGATGTACACATTCTGGTTGCCGGCAAGGGCGTTCAGTCCGTGGCAGAGGAAGCGGCCAAACTGACCGGCGCTGCAAAGGTACTGGTTGCAGAGAGTGATGCGCTCGAGCACCAGCTGGCTGAACCGACCGCGGACCTGATCGTTGGTCTTGCGAGTGATTATGATGCCATCGTTGCACCGGCGACTGCCAACGGCAAAAACACATTGCCGCGTGTCGCCGCCCTTCTGGACGTGATGCAGATTTCAGATATCACCGCGGTTGTCGATGCAGAGACTTTCGAGCGTCCGATTTATGCAGGCAATGCCATTCAGACGGTCAAGTCAGGTGACCCCAAAAAGGTAATCACCGTCAGAACATCGACTTTTGCCGCGGCTGAAGCGGGTGGTTCGGCAGCGATTGAAACCGTCGCCGGCGCTGACGGTTCGGGACTTTCGGAATTTATCGGGGAAGAGCTTTCCAAATCCGATCGTCCAGAACTGACTTCTGCCAAAATCATCATTTCCGGCGGCCGTGCCCTCGGATCTGAGGAAAAATTCCAGGAAGTCATCATGCCGGTTGCCGATGCGCTTGGTGCAGCGGTTGGAGCGTCGCGCGCCGCAGTCGATGCGGGTTATGCCCCGAACGACTGGCAGGTTGGCCAGACCGGTAAGGTCGTCGCTCCGGACCTCTATATTGCCTGCGGAATTTCCGGTGCCATCCAACACCTTGCAGGCATGAAGGACTCCAAGGTGATCGTAGCAATCAACAAGGATGAAGAGGCTCCGATATTCCAGGTTGCCGACTATGGCCTGGTTGCCGATCTGTTCGATGTGCTGCCTGAACTTGAGGCTGCCGTTAAGTAAGACCTGCGGCAAATTGAACACGGACCCCGGGGCGAATGAAGGTTTTCGCTCCGGGGTTCTTGCTGTTCGGCGCAAGACTTGCCAAAAATAGCCGCAACCCGGCCTTTGAAGGCATGCACTTAACGATCGGATTTTCAGGATGGTAGTCGAGATTAAGAAAGTCGGCGTGATCGGCTCAGGTCAGATGGGCAGCGGCATTGCGCATGTCTGCTCACTTGCAGGCTTTGACGTCGGTTTGAGCGACATTTCCATGGAGCGGATCGAGTCCGGACTGGCATCGATCAACGGCAATCTGGCGCGTCAGGTTTCCAAGTCCCTGATTACCGAAGAAGAGCGCAACGCCGCACTCAACCGGATCAAGGCGGTAGAAGACCTCGATCTTCTTGCTGATGCGGATCTGGTGATCGAATCTGCGGTTGAAAACGAGCAGATCAAACGGAAAATCTTTTCCCAGCTCTGCCCAATCCTGAAACCAGAAGCCATTCTGGCAACCAATACATCGTCTATTTCCATTACCCGTCTTGCGGCAACGACAGATCGCCCGGAGCGCTTTATCGGGATTCATTTCATGAATCCGGTTCCACTGATGGAGTTGGTGGAGCTGGTTCGCGGTATCGCTACCGAAGACGAGACCTTTGAAGCGTCAAAAGCCTTTTGTGTTCGACTGGGCAAACAGATTGCGGTCGCCGAGGATTTTCCTGCCTTCATGGTCAACCGCATTTTGCTGCCGATGATCAACGAAGCGATCTACACACTCTATGAAGGTGTCGGATCGGTCGAATCGATCGACAAGGCCATGCGCCTGGGTGCCAATCACCCGATGGGACCGTTGCAGTTGGCGGATTTCATTGGCCTCGACACCTGTCTCTCCATCATGCAGGTGCTTTATGAAGGCCTCGCCGACACCAAATACCGGCCTTGTCCGCTCTTGGTGAAATATGTCGAGGCGGGTTGGCTGGGACGCAAGACCCAGCGCGGTTTTTATGACTACCGCGGCGAGATACCTGTGCCGACCCGCTAAGCGGCTCTGATGAACCTTGCCCGTTATTGCCTGACCAATGCCGAGCCGGCGCCGGACAAGACGGCGCTGGAAATTGTGGGTGCCGGTGGCGGCCTCGAGGAGGCTTGGACATATGGAAAGCTCACTTCAAGTGTGCTTTCCGTGGCTGCCGGGTTGAAAAACACCGGTTTGAAAGCTGGAGACCGAGTCCTGCTTCGAATTGGGCACTCGGTCGATTTTCCGCTGGTTTTCTTCGGAGCAATCGCAGGCGGTTTTGTTCCGGTTCCAACCTCGGCACAGCTCGCGGCCCGTGAAACGTCTTCCATTTTGTCCGATAGCGGTGCGCGCCTGCTGGTGCACGACGGCAAGACTGAAATTCCGGACAATGTCGCGGTTCTTTCGCTTGGGCCTCAAGGAATTGACTTTCTGAAACAATATGCGCCGGGAACATTTGCGGAAACGGCTGCCGACGATCCGGCATTTCTGATCTACACATCAGGAACCAGTGGGATGCCGAAAGGCGTGCTGCATGCTCAAAGAGCCGCTTTTGCTCGGCGGCCAATGTATCAGGGATGGTACGGAATATCGTCTTCGGACAGGCTTTTGCATGCCGGTGCCTTCAATTGGACCTATACGCTGGGCGCAGGATTGATGGATCCTTGGGCAAACGGGGCGACCAGTATTGTTTACGATGGCCCACGTGATCCAGACATTTGGCCCGGCGTTATCGAAGGTAGCGACGCATCATTGTTTGCTGCGGTGCCAAGTCTTTATCGGCGCATTCTGAAATACGGCAAGATCACAAGTGACTCGTTTCCCAGTCTACGGCATGGGCTAACGGCCGGAGAGGCACTGCCAGCACGTCTTTATAACGACTGGAAAGTCAGCACTGGTCGCGAGCTTTATGAAGCTCTCGGGATGAGCGAGATTTCGACCTATCTCTCAAACGGACCGACGGTGCCGGTTAGACCCGGCTCGCCGGGTAAGCCTCAAGAAGGGCGCAAAGTGTCGATCCTGAGCGAGACATCGAACGCGTCGCTCTTTGCCGAAGCGAATGAACCGGGCTTGCTCGCAATTCATTCTTCAGAACCAGGTTTGATGCTTGGTTACTGGAATGCGCCTGAAGAAACCGAAGCTGCATTCCGCGGCGAATGGTTCCTGACAGGTGATAGGGCTCGCAGGGACGAAGACGGTTATTTCTGGTACGAGGGCCGAGCAGACGACTTGATGAATGCGTTCGGCTACAGAGTCGCGCCGGAGGAAGTCGAGCGGGTCCTGGCAACTGACCCTCAGGTCTCGGAAGTCGCTGTTACGGCTGTGTCTGTCCGGGATGGCGTCAGCTTGATCACGGCCTTTGTTGTGCCGCGTGATGCTGACACTTTTGATTTGGAGCGCCTTGCTTCGCGTGCAACCAAGGATCTTGCAGACTACAAGCAGCCCAAGTCTTATCGGCTCGTTGAACAACTGCCGCGTACGGCGTCCGGGAAGATACGCCGGCAAGCCCTGATCAGCATGAAACCGTCCAGTTCCTAAATCTTGAGTGTTTTAAGTAAGGCTTTGTTAACGCTTGTTTAAGGGCGGTTTGCTAGTGTGCTCGTCGTTCTAGGAGTGAATGATGGACAGCGTTGGTATCGCCAGCACATTTGTTGCTCAAAGTCAGGCACAGACATCTCAGGCGCTACAGTCGGAGATGCTGAAAATGTCGGTGCAGCAGGATGCCAATCTGGTTGCCTTGCTGCAAGAAGGTGCCGAGAATCTGCAATCAGCTCAGGCGGCACCCGCACCAGGACTTGGAAGCCAGGTCGACGTCACGGTCTGATCCATACCCGTACTGTTCGGGCAATTCCCTAAAGTTACTGTATAGAGCTATCCTGTCGACCGGGTGAAACAGGCTCGCGTGCTCTGATCTGTCGGGCAGATCTGGGTGCTCTCGCCAGATACTGCATCTTAAAACATTCATTGATTCATTTGCTTGCACGAACTTAGCTACAATTTTATGTAATATTTATGCTTACCTTGAGTAATTAAATAAGCAGTAATGTAGATTAATCTCTCTGTTTACACTCGAATTCATGTCCTCCTGTAATACTTGACTGGTGAAATCGTATCCATAAGTTGGGAAAACGATGCCTGAAGCAGTAGGATATGGACAAAACCAGGCCTTCCAGCCTTCTCTGGCCACTCCGCGCGCCGACAAGGTCGCTGAGCAGGTTAAAGCTATGAACGCGCGCCAGTCGGAAGCCGTTGCTGAAACGGTTCAAAGACAAGCCAAGTTCAGTTCAAATCGGACAGAGAATCTGAGCCGACAGGCCGAACAGCTGGAAAAGCGTGCGGAAACGCGCAAGCCGGAAGATGGCCTCGGTAACCGGGTCGACATTTTCGTCTAATGCCGACACCACGCCAGAGGAGCAAATATTATGGCGAGTGTAACAGACAGTTCTTCAGCTGCAGTCAATGCGGCCTCCGTGAGAGCAGAGCTGGCCACAAATGCGATCCGGGATCAAAATGATCAGGAACGGCAGGTGGCCGCACGTCTTGAAGAAGCGCAGGTCACAAATGAAGCAGAGCGCCGTGAGGCCCGGAAGATTCCAGGCCTCGGCAACGCTGTCGACATTTCAGTTTAATCAGACCTGACTGGCAAGCACCGTCTCAGGTGCCTTGCCGCACCATCGTACTCTCGATAAGTGACTTGGCCTCGCCGGATGCCCATTCGGCGGGGCCATACATTGTTCCGATTTCACAACCTTCAGGCCCGACAAGAATTGTCGTTGGTAATCCGGTGGCGCGGGCCACTTTGCGAAGATCCTGCAGCAGGGCGTTTGAACTGTCCTGATAAAACCCAAGATGGCCAACGCCGATCTCTTCCAGAAACGCTTTTGGTTTGTCGGGGCCTCCGCGATCCAGACTGACCGCTACGACTTCAAAATCTTCGCTGCCAAGGTCTGCCTGAAGTTCGTCCAGTGCCGGCATTTCCTTTCTGCACGGCGCGCACCAAGTCGCCCAAAGATTAAGAAGCACTGTTCTGTCTTTGAAATCGGCGAGGCTGACAGGCTGGTTGTCCGGCCCCATGAAGGTGAGCTGTTTCAACTCCAGGGGCTGGCTGGCAGGAATGAAAGCGGCAACTTCTCCCTTGGCGTGGGGCTTGGCGGCCTTGGCTGCTTCTAGAGCAACCGAACAGCTTTGAGCACTCGCGATATTGCCATTCGGTCCGGCGATCACGTATAGAGCCGCTACAGCGGCCACAGCACCAGCAAGCCCGGCTAGGACGAGACCTCGCCGTGAGTTTTTTGCAGGTTCGGTTGGCTTCGACATTCGTTCACACCTCGCAAGGGGCGCCTCTTAAAGGACAGGACATGAGCAATCGCATGTGGGGAGGCCGGTTCGCTGAAGGACCGGACGCCATCATGGAGGAGATAAACGCCTCCATCGACTACGACCGGAAGCTATATAAGCAAGACATCGACGGCTCGAAAGCCCATGTGCGCATGCTCGCAGATAAAGAGATCGTGACGCAGGACGATGCCGACAAGATCGTTCAAGGTCTAGACACAATCCTGTCAGAAATCGAAAGTGGCAAATTCAAGTTTTCCAGGGCGCTTGAAGACATTCATATGAATATCGAAGCCCGCCTTGCCGAACTGATCGGTCCAGCAGCTGGACGCTTGCATACGGCACGCTCCAGAAATGATCAGGTCGCGACGGATTTTCGCCTCTGGGTTCGGGACACGCTCGACACACTTGACGCGCAGCTGAGCGAATTGATGCAGGTTCTTTCGCAAAAGGCGGAAGTTCACGCTGCTGACGTCATGCCGGGCTTTACGCATCTCCAATCGGCACAACCTGTTACTTTCGGTCACCATATGCTTGCCTATGTGGAGATGTTCGCCAGAGATCGGGGCCGCGTGCGCGATGCCCGAAAACGCATGAATGAAAGCCCGCTGGGTGCTGCCGCGCTCGCGGGCACGTCCTTCCCGATCGATCGCAAGATGACGGCAGATGTACTTGGCTTTGACCGGCCTGCCGCCAATTCGCTGGATGCCGTTTCAGACCGTGATTTCGTGATCGAAGCTCTTGCTGCAGCGTCTTTGACCGCGATGCATCTTTCGCGTCTCGCTGAAGAGATTGTTATCTGGTGCTCCGCGCAATTCGGTTTCGTCAAGCTTTCGGACAAGTTCTCGACCGGCTCGTCGATCATGCCACAGAAGAAAAACCCGGATGCGGCCGAACTCGTGCGCGCAAAGACCGGACGGATCTATGGTGCCCTTCAGTCTCTCCTGGTGATGATGAAGGGTTTGCCGCTCACCTATTCCAAGGACATGCAGGAAGATAAAGAGCAGGCATTCGACGGCCTTGCCAGTGTATCGCTGGCCTTGGCGGCGATGACCGGAATGGTTCGGGATTTGGAGCCGGTGACCAAAGTCATGAAAAAAGCCGCCGGATCGGGATACTCAACCGCAACAGATCTCGCCGACTGGCTTGTGAGGGTGCTCGGACTGCCGTTCCGTGATGCTCATCATGTGACCGGGCGGATCGTTGCCATGGCGGTTGAAAAGAACGTCGAACTGCACAAAGTCTCGCTCGAAGAGATGCAAACTGTCGAGCCGAAGATCACCGATGAAATCTTTTCCGTGCTTTCGGTCGACAAGTCGGTGCGCAGTCGCACCAGCTATGGCGGAACGTCACCGGTCAATGTGCGCAAACAGGCCCGGCGGTGGCTCAAGGACCTCGCCAAGAGCTGACTTCTCGCACCAATTGGCCGATATCTTCGCATGACGGTTCAGTGCGGCCTTGCCGAATTCTGTCTGTCATGCGAGGAGAAGGACCGAATGCGAATTCCGGAAAGGGCAATTTTGTGATGACAACCCGGTTTGGAACTCTGGCGCTGATTGGCCTTTGCCTGAGCTTGACCCTGGCCGGGTGCGGCCGAAAGGGCTCACTTGATGAACCAGGGGCTGCCACACAGCAAACGTATGCCGGTGTTGATCCAGCTGATGCGCCGGCGCCGCCACCGACCGAGCCCCCAGCAAGCGACAAGACCTTTCCCTTGGATTTCCTCATTCGGTAGGATTTCCCGAACAGGAACAACGGCCGGTCCGCCGTAACGCTAATTCCGATCGTCCTGACTGCAGTTTGCAGCCTCGAACAAGGCAGGATGATCGATCCTTATGAGGGCATCCCTTGCACCACTTTGATTATAAAGATGGCGAACTCTACGCCGAAGACGTTTCGATCAGCGAGATCGCAAACGCCGTCGGAACGCCCTTCTACTGTTATTCGACCGCGACGCTTACCCGGCACTACCAGGTCTTCTCCTCCGCCTTTGACGATATTCCGTCTTTGGTGTGCTACGCCATGAAGGCAAACTCCAATCAAGCGGTACTGGCAACGCTTGCCGAGCTTGGCGCGGGTATGGATGTTGTGTCTGAAGGCGAATTGCGACGCGCACGCGCAGCCGGTGTGCCGGCCCAAAAGATCGTGTTTTCCGGGGTTGGAAAAACCGAGGCTGAACAAGCCTATGCGCTGGAAGAAGACATTCTTTGTTTCAATGTCGAATCTGAACCTGAGCTGCGTCAATTGTCGCGTGTTGCACAAGCTATGGGCAAGACTGCGCGCGTTTCGATACGCATCAATCCCGACGTGGACGCAAAAACGCACGCCAAAATTGCGACCGGCAAGGCAGAAAACAAGTTTGGCATTCCCTGGCAGCGTGCCCGTGAAGTGTATGCTGAGGCAGCACGGTTGCCGGGCATCCAAGTGACCGGCATCGACATGCATATCGGGTCCCAGATTACTGAGCTGGAACCATTCGACAATGCATTTGCAAGACTTGGGGACCTGATTTCGGATCTGCGCTCTGAAGGCCACAGGATTGATCATGTCGATCTTGGTGGAGGGTTGGGGATTCCCTATGTCACCGACAATAATCCGCCGCCACATCCGGACGCCTATGCCGAGGTGGTGAAGAAGCACGTCCGCGAGCTTGATTGCACTGTGATGTTTGAGCCCGGGCGCATGATTGCCGGCAATGCCGGGGTCATGGTCACCAGTGTCATTTACGTGAAAGAGGGTGCCGACAAGACCTTTGTGATCGTCGACGGAGCCATGAACGATCTCATTCGTCCAACCCTTTATGAGGCCCATCATGAGGTTCGACCGGTGAAGCAGGACGCCGGCGACGGGCAGCGAATCATGGCCGACATTGTTGGTCCTGTTTGCGAAACCGGCGATTTTCTGGCGCAAAACCGCGAAATGGCGGAAGTGAAGGCTGGGGATATGTTGGTGATTTATTCAGCGGGCGCATATGGCGCTGTGCAATCAAGCACCTATAACTCGCGCCTTCTTGTCCCGGAAGTCCTCGTAAATGCTGACCAATTTGCCGTCGTAAGGCCACGGACCAGCTTTGAGGAACTGATCGGACTCGACCGAATGCCCGACTGGCTCAAGGGTTCGTGACTTAATCTGCAGAGAATTAGTTGATCCAACAGGTTGCCGGACGGCCTCCAATGCCTCACCTTATTAGGGTGTGGGCAGATCCTGCGTGCTGAAATTTCACATGGAACAGCACTTGGCGGGATATGAACCGGAGGTGCCATTGAGCCCGAACGATAGCAATCAGCAGTCTGATCGGCCAGTCTATCCGGAACCTTATGGCTGGCGGAACGTCATCCGAGCACGCTTGAACCGTCTTGTCGGACAGAGCCGATGGGCACTTTTCGTCGAGCGGCTGTGGCGCGCGATGCTGCCGGTCTTTGTCGTTGTCGGGATCTTTGTCGGCCTTTCCTGGCTGGGGCTGTGGATGCTGCTGCCGGCCTGGGTGTCACCTCTGGGTCTTGTCGGATTTGCAGCCCTTGTAATCTGGTCTGCGCGAGATCTTGTGAACGTTCGCTGGCCCTCTCGCGAGGATGCCCTGCATCGGGTTGAAAATGCGTCGGGGGTAGACCACCGGCCGCTGACAACGCTTGAGGACGATCTTTCGGTTGGTGTGGCAAATGCCGAAAGCCAGGCCATATGGGCCCTTCATCAGCGCCGAACCGCAGAGCGGCTGGCCGCGATCAAATCAAAAGCGCCTGATCCGCAGGCTTTCAGGCGCGATCCCTGGGCGGTGCGTGTTCTTGCTGCCAGTCTGGTCCTGATTGGTTTTGTGACGGCGCAAGGCGATCATACCGGTCGTCTGGTTTCCGCTTTCCAGAACCCGTTCACAAGCGTTGAGCCTCCAAGCCGCCTGGATGCCTGGGTTACGCCGCCGTTATATACCAGCGAACCTCCGATCTATCTCACTGGCGAAAGTGCGCAGTTGCGCGATCCATCCGCCCCGGTTTCCGTTCCCGAGGGCTCGGTGCTGGTGGTCAGGACGCAAGGCGCTCGTGAACTGGTGATGACGTTTGCCGGTGCAGATGATGTTGAACCAACCACGATCGAGCCCGAGGCACTGTCTGAGACAGAGGATCCCGAACTGCAGAAACTGCTGCCGGTCGAGCGCAAGATCACGCTGGAAACAACAGGTGTTGTTGAACTCAGATCCGGTGACGAGCCGTTCCTGAACTTTGTCTTTGCCGTGCGTCCGGATGATGCGCCTGAAATTCGTCTGACAGACGATCCTGAGGAACAGCTTAGCGGCGCACTGAAATTTTCTTATCTGGTCAATGACGACTACGGCGTCGTTGCCGCGGAAGCACGCATTTCGCCGCTGCCAAACCCGGATCACGGGGGCCGTGTGCCGCGTCCCCTTGTCGAAGCGCCTCAATTTCCGCTTTCATTGCCACCGCGGGCTGGTACCGCGAAGACCGCGGAAACCATTCGGGACCTGACGTCTCACCCCTGGGCCGGTTCGGAAGTTGATCTGACATTGTTGGCGCGTGATCAGGCTGGACAGGAAGGCCTGTCGCCGGCTTATCGCATCACTCTGCCGCAACGCCGTTTCGGCAAACCGCTCGCCAGAGCGATCGTGGAGCAGCGTCGGAACCTGGCACTTGATGCACAAAACCATGATCAGGTGATCATTGCCTTCGACGCATTGATGCTTGCGCCGCAATTGTTCGACTTCAAGGCGCGAAACTACCTTGGTATGCGCTTTGCCTATGGCGAATTGCTTCAGGCAAATTCCGATGAGGAATTGAAAGCGTTGTTGCCGCTTCTCTGGGATCTGGCACTGTCAATCGAAGATGGCGACCTGTCGGCGGCGGAACGCAAACTGCGGGACGCGCAAGAGGCATTACGCAAGGCGCTGGAAGAAGGGGCGAGCGATGAAGAAATCGCCAAGCTGACGCAGCAATTGCGCGAAGCCCTGAATGAATACATGCAGGCGCTTGCTGAGCAAATGCGGCAGAACCCGCAGGCCATGCAGCCTTTCGATGGCAATCAGCAAACGCTCAGCCAACAAGATTTGTCCGAGATGCTGAACCGGATCGAAGAGCTGGCGCGCACAGGGTCGCGCGACGCTGCCCGCGAATTGTTGGCTCAGATGCAGCAGATGCTGGAAAACCTGCAGGCAGGGCGCCCTCAGATGATGCCCAACAACATGTCCAGCGAAATGATGGAGATGCTCAATCAGCTTGGCGAAATGATCCAGCGTCAACAGCAGCTGATGGATGAAACGCATCAGTTCAATCAAGACCAGCAGAACCAGCGTCGCGGCGAGCAGCAGCAGGGCCAACAAGGCCAGCAAGGACAGGGCCAGCAGCAGCAAATGACCCGCGAGCAGCTTGAACAGATGCTGGAACAACTGCAACAGGGTCAGGGAAACCTGGCTCAGCAGCTGGAACAGCTGATGGAACAGTTGCAGCAAAACGGTATGGGCCAGAGCCAGGAGCTTGGCGAGGCGGGCGAATCCATGGGCGATGCCCAACAGTCGCTTGGCGAAGGCGAGGGGCAACAAGCACTCGGACAGCAGGGGAACGCGCTTGATGCTCTCAGGCGTGGTGCTCAGGGCCTGACAGAGCAAATGATGGGGCAAGGCGAAGGTGCCGGATCCCCGAATGGACCCTCGCCCATGGACGAAGATCCGCTCGGCAGACCACGCCGGACCGAAGGACCCGACTTCAACAACCGAGTACAGATCCCGGATGAGATCGACGTTCAAAGGGCGCGGCGCATTCTGGAAGAGCTTCGCCGGCGGTTCTCAGATCCATCCCGTCCGCAGCTGGAGCTGGACTATCTGGAACGGCTGTTGAAGAGATATTGATCTTCCCGCATGCGGCTTACAATTAAGAAACCCCCGTTCTTTGAGCGGGGGTTTTGCGTTTCAGATCCGATCTGCTTACTGGGACAATGCCCGGCTTTAGGCGTAGCGGCGGGTGTCCTGTGGCATATCGCCTGCAATGGCATCGCGAACGGCCTTGCGGATGTCGGCAAGTGAAAATGGCTTGGTGATGATGTCGTGAACAAGGCTCTCCAAACCATTTGCCCGTTCGCGCTGATCGGCAAAGCCTGTCATCAGCAGGATTGGCATGTCCGGATAGTCGCGCGCTGTGTGCAGCGCGAGCGCGATGCCATCCATGACAGGCATCTTGATGTCGGATAGCAAAAGGTCGTACTTGCCGTCTTCACGGGTGAGAATTTCAATCGCTTCGCCACCATCTTCAGCGGCTTCGACAGTGTGCCCGTCCAATTCGAGCGCGCGTTTCACAAAGCTGCGAACCGCTTCGTCGTCTTCCGTAAGAAGAATGCGAGCCATGCTCACTCTCCTGTTTTGCCGTCTGCAGCAGCCTCCCCGGGTGCAGCAACGTATCCAATATAAGGCAACTGCCGCCAGGCGTGGCCCATATCCATACCATATCCGACGACAAACTTATCAGGACAGGCAAAACCGACATAGTCGGCAGATATGGCAGCTTTACGGCGCTCGGGTTTGTCGAGCAAAGCTACGATCTTCACAGAGCGTGCACCGCGGTTCTTCAAACGCTCGCGAGCGAAGGCCAAGGTGCGGCCGGATTCCAGAATATCATCCACCAGAACTATATCGCGGTCGTTAACGTCACTTTCAACATCGCGCAAAATCCGGATGTTTTCCGAGCCTTCGGTTCCCGCGCCATAAGACGAGAGATGAATGAACTCCATCTCCGGCTCCAATCCGGCGCGGTGCATGGCCCGGACGAGGTCGGCGGCAAAAATGAAGCTTCCCTTCAGCACGGCTACAACAAGCAGTTTTTCCGGTTTTCCTTCAGCTATTTCCTCCGCAAGCGCGGCAACTCTGGTGGAAATGGCATCTTCGTCAAACAACGTATGAATATTGGCGGTCATGGTCACTCAAGCACTATCTGGCGTTTGCCGCGATCAACAAACCGGATCTGAATATCCGATGCGCCCTCCGGCGGATCGGCTAATATCGTCCTAAAGCGGGTTTCGTCCAGCCCATTTAATGCGCGAGTGCGTGGTTCAACCGTCCAAGCATAAACTTCTTGAAGGTCCGGACTGCGAATGGAGAGCCGTACAGCCGGAACACTGTTGGTCTCGTTCTGAAGATTGCGGATTGACCCCTCAACAACGAGAACACGCTTGCCGTCTTCAACTTCGGTAAAGGTTCTGAGGTTGCGGAATTCAAGTCCGCGCAAATTGACGTCAAATCCGATAACCTGAAACAGGCTTGCCAGATCCGGCGATTGTTTGACGATGTTGTCCCGCATCAGGACGAAGACGGCACAGATCGCAATTGCGGCCGCAAAGAGCGAAACCCCTCCAATGCGCCGGAAATTCAGGCGGGCAAACAGGTTGAACAGCGCACCCAG belongs to Roseibium porphyridii and includes:
- a CDS encoding TIGR02302 family protein: MEQHLAGYEPEVPLSPNDSNQQSDRPVYPEPYGWRNVIRARLNRLVGQSRWALFVERLWRAMLPVFVVVGIFVGLSWLGLWMLLPAWVSPLGLVGFAALVIWSARDLVNVRWPSREDALHRVENASGVDHRPLTTLEDDLSVGVANAESQAIWALHQRRTAERLAAIKSKAPDPQAFRRDPWAVRVLAASLVLIGFVTAQGDHTGRLVSAFQNPFTSVEPPSRLDAWVTPPLYTSEPPIYLTGESAQLRDPSAPVSVPEGSVLVVRTQGARELVMTFAGADDVEPTTIEPEALSETEDPELQKLLPVERKITLETTGVVELRSGDEPFLNFVFAVRPDDAPEIRLTDDPEEQLSGALKFSYLVNDDYGVVAAEARISPLPNPDHGGRVPRPLVEAPQFPLSLPPRAGTAKTAETIRDLTSHPWAGSEVDLTLLARDQAGQEGLSPAYRITLPQRRFGKPLARAIVEQRRNLALDAQNHDQVIIAFDALMLAPQLFDFKARNYLGMRFAYGELLQANSDEELKALLPLLWDLALSIEDGDLSAAERKLRDAQEALRKALEEGASDEEIAKLTQQLREALNEYMQALAEQMRQNPQAMQPFDGNQQTLSQQDLSEMLNRIEELARTGSRDAARELLAQMQQMLENLQAGRPQMMPNNMSSEMMEMLNQLGEMIQRQQQLMDETHQFNQDQQNQRRGEQQQGQQGQQGQGQQQQMTREQLEQMLEQLQQGQGNLAQQLEQLMEQLQQNGMGQSQELGEAGESMGDAQQSLGEGEGQQALGQQGNALDALRRGAQGLTEQMMGQGEGAGSPNGPSPMDEDPLGRPRRTEGPDFNNRVQIPDEIDVQRARRILEELRRRFSDPSRPQLELDYLERLLKRY
- a CDS encoding response regulator, whose translation is MARILLTEDDEAVRSFVKRALELDGHTVEAAEDGGEAIEILTREDGKYDLLLSDIKMPVMDGIALALHTARDYPDMPILLMTGFADQRERANGLESLVHDIITKPFSLADIRKAVRDAIAGDMPQDTRRYA
- the hpt gene encoding hypoxanthine phosphoribosyltransferase — translated: MTANIHTLFDEDAISTRVAALAEEIAEGKPEKLLVVAVLKGSFIFAADLVRAMHRAGLEPEMEFIHLSSYGAGTEGSENIRILRDVESDVNDRDIVLVDDILESGRTLAFARERLKNRGARSVKIVALLDKPERRKAAISADYVGFACPDKFVVGYGMDMGHAWRQLPYIGYVAAPGEAAADGKTGE